The genomic stretch GTTCTTTATCGGATAAAATCAGCATCTTTTTAGCAAGATCTGCTATCTTAACAGGCTCACCCATATCAAGCACGAACAGCTCTCCGCCTTCTGCTATGGAGGCAGCCTGAAGCACGAGCTGACAGGCCTCTGAGGTGAGCATAAAGTAACGAGTAATATCAGGATGCGTAACCGTTAAAGGCAAATTTTTAGCAATTTGCTCTTTAAATTTAGGTATTACGCTTCCGCTACTTCCAAGCACATTGCCAAATCTAACCGCAACTATCTCGGTTTGGTCCTTGATATTTGAATTTAGCGCATATATCTCACAAACTCGCTTGGTAGCACCCATAATATTTGTAGGTCGTACAGCCTTATCCGAGGAGATAATGACTAACTTTTTTACACCAAATTCTTTAGAGACATCAACTACAAATTTAGTCCCTAAAATATTATTTACAACCGCTGCCTTAGGATTGGCTTCACAAAGTGGCACATGCTTATAGGCTGCGGCGTGAATTACGATTTGAGGTCTAAACTCATCAAAAATAGCTCTTAAATCCTGCAAATCAGTGATATTAATCATCTTGCTAACAGTCTTATTAGAGCTTGTTATCTCTCCGACTCTATATAGATTAAACTCACTATTATCGAGCATTATAAGCTTTTTGACGCCAAATTTCAAACACTGCTTACAAATTTCACTTCCTATGCTTCCTCCGGCACCAGTTACTAAAACCACCTTATCCTCTAAAAACCCTCTAGCTACGCTATCGCTAAGGTCCTTTGGCTTTCTGGCTAAAAGATCCTCAATAGATATATCCTTAATCTCCTGCTTGCCAAATAAAGAGAAAATTTTAATATCGCGTATTCCATATCCGGTTAACTCATCAAAGAGCTCCTGAAGCTCGTCTTGGGATAGTGCAAGAGCGATTATGGCGGTTTTTACACTATATTCTTTGATTATATTTGAAATTTCTTTTTTAGACTGAACTAAAAATCCATCACAATAAGTTCCTACAAGATCGCTTCTTCCATCAACTACGCCTACAGCATAAAAATCTATATAGCCTTGTCTAAGCCCTTTTAAAACATGCAAAGCCTTTGAAGTAGCTCCTATTACGATACAAGGCTCACCTGCATCGGCTTTTTTAGAAAAATCAAGAAACATCCTTTTTGAAATTCTAAGACTTCCTATCAGCAAACAAGAGATAACCGCATCTATTAAAATCACGCTTCTTGGAAAAGGATTAAACACATCTGAAAATGTAAAAAATATCACAGAAAATGACAAAACAGAAGATATATGAACTAGAAAAATTTTTCTAGCCTCATTTAGTCCAAAAAACCTCCAAGGCACCTTATAAATTTTAAAAATCCACATAAAAAATAGCTTTAAAAAGAGCATAAGAGCGCCGCTTATATATAGACTGCCCTTAAAATATTCAGGTATTATGCCACTAAATCTAAGTAAATACGCGCAATAAAACGAAGCTACAAATATAAAGATATCAAAGCTTAGAAAAAATATTAGCCTCTTTAGCTTAGTAGCTTTAAACATCTACAAATTTTCCTTCACTATTTTAACAACTAAATCCAAACTCTCATCGCTCATCGAAGTACCGCTAGGCAGACAAATTCCGCGAGAGAAGAGATCTTCACTAGTGCCGTCTACAAAACTCAATGCACCTTTAAACAGAGGCTGCAAATGCATAGGCTTCCATAGAGGTCGGCTCTCAATATTTGCTTTAAAGAGAGCATCGATAACTTTTAAGTGATCGTTTTTACCTTTAAAAAGCGCTGTTGCAAGCCATCTATTTCCGCGAGAGTTCTTAATCTCAGGCATAAATTCAATTTCCTTTAAACTCTCTTGATACCTTTGAAAAATTTCACGCTTTTTAACTACTCTATCTTCCAAAACCTCCATTTGTGCCACGCCGATAGCACCTAAAACGTTACTTAAGCGGTAGTTATATCCGTAGTCTTCATGCTCGTAGTGTAAAAATGGCTCTCTAGCTTGAGTCGAGTAAAACCTCGCCTTTTCTACTAAATTTTCATCTCCTACTAGCATACCGCCACCGGAGGTTGTTATGATCTTATTTCCATTAAAGCTATAAACTCCAAGCGTTCCAAACGTGCCAAGAGCTTTTTCGTCATAAAACCCACCAAGAGCTTCTGCGGCATCTTCTACTATGGCAATATTTTCATTTTTACAAATTTCAACTATCTCATCCATCTTGCAAGCCTGACCGTAAAGATGAGTCAAAATCAGGGCTTTTGGTTTTTTTGGAAGCTCTAAAATAGCCTTTTTGAGCATTTTTGGACTTAAATTCCAACTCTCATCTGAGTCTATAAAAACAGGAGTGGCATTTTGATAGAGTATCGGAGAAACCGAAGCTATAAATGTAAAGCTAGAAACAAGGACAAAATCCCCCTGCTCTACGCCTAAAACCCTAAGTGCCAGATGAAGTCCAGCCGTGCCAGAGCTAAGGGCAAGAGCGTCCTTTGCGCCCGTATAAGCCTTGACGCTATTTTCAAATTTATTTACATACTCGCCAAGTGGCGCTATATAATTGCTTTTAAAAGCTTCCGCTATATACTCTTGCTCTCGCCCACTCATATGTGGCGGGCTTAAAAATACTCTTTGCATTATTCCTTCTTTGTTTTCTTCAAATTCTATTATTTTTTATCAAATTTTAGTCCAAATTTCTCATTTTTTTAGCAGGAATTCCGTATGCTACGACATTTTCTTCTATATCTCTTACTACAACACTGCCTGCACCGATTACCGAATTTGCACCGATTTTGATATTTTGTATGACGCTTGATCCAATTCCAACATGACTTAAATCCCCTACTTTAACGCCCCCGGCCAGTGCCACATTAGGACTGATATGCGCAAACTCTCCGATAACACAGTCATGCTCTACAACAGCTGCCGTATTTATGATAGCACCCTGCTTTATGATGGCATGAGCGTTTACTACAGCTCTTGGCATGATTACGACTCCACAACAAATTTTAGCACTACTACTTATAACCGCACTTGGATGAATCAAGCTTACGACATTAAATCCAGCTTTCTGCACGACATCTTGAAGCTTTTTTCTAGTGTTATTATCACCTATAGCTACGATAACATCGGCCTTTTTAAGCTCAGGGCTAAATTTTAAGATATTTTTACCGTCAAATTTAACGTCATCCAAAAACCAAATTTTCTCATACCCGCACTCTGCGGCGATATCGGCTACAACTGCGCCATGCCCGCTGCATCCGTAAATATAAATTTCAGTTTGTTCCATCAAATTTCTCCGTCGTCACATGCCCCTCTTTACTCACTCCGCTTCTGTTAAGCACCTTTTTAACGGTCATCAAAGCTATTTTAACATCCATTGTAAAGCTTAAATTTTCTACATACTCAACGTCAAATTTAAACTTCTGCTCCCAGCTTATCGCATTTCTGCCATTTACCTGAGCAAGCCCCGTAATACCCGGCCTTACATTATGTCTTTTAGCCTGTCTAGCATTGTAAAGAGGCAGATATTCTATAAGAAGCGGACGAGGTCCGATGAAGCTCATATCGCCTTTTAGCACGTTAAAAAGCTGAGGAAGCTCATCTAAGCTAAGGCTTCTAATCGTTTTGCCAAATTTAGTTAGCCTCTGTTCATCCGGCAAAAGCTCGCCATTTTCGTCTCTTTCCTCACTCATTGTCTTAAATTTATAAATTTTAAATATCTTTGCATTTAGACCCGGCCTAGCTTGAGTAAAAATCACGCTTTTACTTAGTTTAAAGTAGATTAAAATCGCAACCACAATCATAATAGGCAAAGTAATAGTTATCAAAACAACGGAGCCTAAAATGTCTAAAAACCTTTTAAAAAACGCTTTATACATCGATAAATTTCCTATACGCCTCAATATATTTTATAGCGATATCTCTTTCGTCAAACTCTTTTTCTACCATTGCTCTGCCATTTGCACCCATTTTCTTAGCCAAATTTTCGTTATCCAATAAAATTTCAATCTTTTTGGCTAAATCTGGAGCATTTCTTACCTCGCAAAGTAAGCCGTTTATTCCGTCTATCACAGCCTCATTACATCCGCTGACATTACTTGCAACTACCGGCACGCCCACACTCATAGCTTCCAAAATAGTCCTAGGAAAGCCCTCGCGGTAGCTTGGAAGAGCAAGTAAAAAGCTAGATTTTAAAAGCTCTGCAATATCGTCTCT from Campylobacter sp. RM16189 encodes the following:
- a CDS encoding acetyltransferase — protein: MEQTEIYIYGCSGHGAVVADIAAECGYEKIWFLDDVKFDGKNILKFSPELKKADVIVAIGDNNTRKKLQDVVQKAGFNVVSLIHPSAVISSSAKICCGVVIMPRAVVNAHAIIKQGAIINTAAVVEHDCVIGEFAHISPNVALAGGVKVGDLSHVGIGSSVIQNIKIGANSVIGAGSVVVRDIEENVVAYGIPAKKMRNLD
- a CDS encoding nucleoside-diphosphate sugar epimerase/dehydratase yields the protein MFKATKLKRLIFFLSFDIFIFVASFYCAYLLRFSGIIPEYFKGSLYISGALMLFLKLFFMWIFKIYKVPWRFFGLNEARKIFLVHISSVLSFSVIFFTFSDVFNPFPRSVILIDAVISCLLIGSLRISKRMFLDFSKKADAGEPCIVIGATSKALHVLKGLRQGYIDFYAVGVVDGRSDLVGTYCDGFLVQSKKEISNIIKEYSVKTAIIALALSQDELQELFDELTGYGIRDIKIFSLFGKQEIKDISIEDLLARKPKDLSDSVARGFLEDKVVLVTGAGGSIGSEICKQCLKFGVKKLIMLDNSEFNLYRVGEITSSNKTVSKMINITDLQDLRAIFDEFRPQIVIHAAAYKHVPLCEANPKAAVVNNILGTKFVVDVSKEFGVKKLVIISSDKAVRPTNIMGATKRVCEIYALNSNIKDQTEIVAVRFGNVLGSSGSVIPKFKEQIAKNLPLTVTHPDITRYFMLTSEACQLVLQAASIAEGGELFVLDMGEPVKIADLAKKMLILSDKEHLSIEFIGLRPGEKLYEELLINEDDVRTKFESIFVTDSQIYDINRLNCEIDELLNSEDIAKNLKNIVPEFNHALNLKG
- a CDS encoding aminotransferase class V-fold PLP-dependent enzyme, with the protein product MQRVFLSPPHMSGREQEYIAEAFKSNYIAPLGEYVNKFENSVKAYTGAKDALALSSGTAGLHLALRVLGVEQGDFVLVSSFTFIASVSPILYQNATPVFIDSDESWNLSPKMLKKAILELPKKPKALILTHLYGQACKMDEIVEICKNENIAIVEDAAEALGGFYDEKALGTFGTLGVYSFNGNKIITTSGGGMLVGDENLVEKARFYSTQAREPFLHYEHEDYGYNYRLSNVLGAIGVAQMEVLEDRVVKKREIFQRYQESLKEIEFMPEIKNSRGNRWLATALFKGKNDHLKVIDALFKANIESRPLWKPMHLQPLFKGALSFVDGTSEDLFSRGICLPSGTSMSDESLDLVVKIVKENL
- a CDS encoding sugar transferase, with the protein product MYKAFFKRFLDILGSVVLITITLPIMIVVAILIYFKLSKSVIFTQARPGLNAKIFKIYKFKTMSEERDENGELLPDEQRLTKFGKTIRSLSLDELPQLFNVLKGDMSFIGPRPLLIEYLPLYNARQAKRHNVRPGITGLAQVNGRNAISWEQKFKFDVEYVENLSFTMDVKIALMTVKKVLNRSGVSKEGHVTTEKFDGTN